A window of Pirellula sp. SH-Sr6A contains these coding sequences:
- a CDS encoding DUF11 domain-containing protein, producing MPSASTRSSLSDRGESASLSAVPVGANSVLASPAPGVRHLDGAQNPSMEIQKRAPAEVQVGLPATFTLLVRNVGSATAFDVAVHDAVPRGAKLVRTNPTAQVDGNGKLLWKLGEIAAGAEQVLTVELVPEAEGELGSVASVTFAAQASVRTMSTLPKLAVKQTAAESVLGGETVRVQIEVTNTGTGTARGVELEEDVPANMRHASGVSTLGMTLGDLAPGESERVEIELTAVSAGQAVNKVRAISTNQAVCESSATIDVVLPKLAVQLEGPRLRYLERQASYRATISNTGTAMANNVGLTVYLPRGMEFISAANEGTYMPDQHAVEWSLAELAAGAMASTEVALLPVQEGDFVLRMQGSADGVNSDPIDKKVQVEGQSELAFSIEDDNDPIETDGYTTYLIRVSNTGTRMDSEVQLVLELPEGSRSEQVHAPVNHQASQKAIVFAPIPAMQPKDQQVYRVSIRHTREGTHVVRAQLKSKNRPVPVIKEESTQVYSDN from the coding sequence ATGCCTTCGGCATCCACGCGAAGCTCGTTGTCGGATCGAGGCGAAAGTGCCTCCCTTTCGGCTGTTCCCGTTGGGGCCAATAGCGTGCTCGCTAGCCCTGCCCCGGGTGTGCGGCACCTCGACGGCGCACAAAACCCCAGCATGGAAATTCAGAAGCGAGCACCGGCGGAGGTCCAAGTAGGATTGCCTGCGACTTTCACACTTCTGGTTCGCAATGTCGGCAGCGCGACCGCATTTGACGTAGCGGTGCACGACGCAGTGCCGCGCGGTGCGAAACTGGTCCGCACCAATCCCACCGCACAAGTGGACGGGAACGGCAAACTGCTATGGAAGCTCGGCGAGATTGCCGCCGGAGCCGAACAAGTCCTTACGGTCGAGCTTGTTCCAGAAGCCGAGGGAGAGCTCGGATCGGTTGCGAGCGTCACCTTTGCCGCGCAAGCCTCGGTTCGAACCATGAGCACCCTCCCCAAACTGGCTGTCAAACAGACTGCCGCAGAATCGGTTCTGGGAGGGGAAACCGTTCGCGTTCAAATCGAAGTGACCAACACCGGGACCGGAACGGCGCGGGGTGTTGAATTGGAAGAAGATGTTCCTGCCAACATGCGGCATGCCTCGGGGGTTTCTACCCTCGGCATGACCCTCGGCGATCTTGCTCCTGGAGAATCGGAACGGGTCGAGATCGAATTGACCGCCGTTTCGGCCGGCCAAGCAGTCAATAAAGTTCGGGCCATCTCGACCAATCAAGCAGTCTGCGAATCGTCGGCGACGATCGACGTGGTCCTACCGAAACTTGCGGTCCAACTCGAAGGTCCGCGCCTTCGATACCTTGAACGCCAAGCGAGCTATCGCGCGACGATCTCGAACACCGGAACCGCCATGGCCAACAATGTCGGACTTACCGTTTACCTTCCGCGAGGCATGGAGTTCATCAGCGCGGCAAACGAAGGGACTTACATGCCCGATCAGCACGCTGTGGAATGGTCTCTCGCCGAACTGGCAGCCGGCGCGATGGCTTCCACGGAAGTGGCTCTCCTCCCGGTTCAAGAAGGAGATTTTGTCCTTCGTATGCAAGGGTCTGCTGACGGTGTGAATTCCGATCCGATCGACAAGAAAGTGCAAGTGGAGGGACAGAGCGAATTGGCGTTCTCCATCGAGGACGACAATGACCCAATCGAGACCGATGGCTATACGACCTATCTCATTCGGGTTTCCAACACGGGGACGCGAATGGACAGCGAAGTGCAATTGGTCCTGGAGTTGCCCGAAGGATCGCGATCCGAACAAGTGCATGCACCTGTCAATCATCAAGCGTCGCAGAAAGCGATCGTTTTCGCGCCGATTCCAGCGATGCAGCCAAAGGACCAGCAAGTCTATCGCGTCTCGATTCGTCACACGCGTGAAGGGACGCACGTGGTTCGAGCGCAACTCAAGAGCAAGAATCGCCCGGTTCCTGTCATCAAAGAAGAAAGCACGCAGGTCTATTCGGACAACTAA
- a CDS encoding dihydrodipicolinate synthase family protein encodes MWTMPATPEKLSSSVIAVPPMARNEKGVICKANNAKIIQAIEAGGVHIFLYGGNAVFYHIRPSEYADALAVLAECASASSLMIPSVGPTYGVMMDQVAPLRDFNFPTVMILPQKEIADEGGIATGVRRFAEAYGKPVVLYLKHDRWLSPETVGKLHRDGLISWIKYAVVLDKPEHDPYLREVLDVVPSNIVISGIGEQPAIIHMRDFGVAGFTSGCVCVAPKLSMDMLRAIQAKDYAKAESIREIFRPLEDLRNGIQPIRVLHHAVAGAGIASTGPMQPLLGELTPEQQSLVEAAARELRSHA; translated from the coding sequence ATGTGGACGATGCCGGCTACCCCTGAGAAGCTTTCCAGCAGCGTAATCGCTGTTCCTCCCATGGCTCGCAATGAGAAAGGGGTGATCTGCAAAGCGAACAACGCCAAGATCATCCAAGCCATCGAGGCGGGTGGAGTCCATATTTTCTTGTACGGTGGCAACGCAGTCTTCTATCACATCCGTCCGTCGGAGTACGCGGATGCTTTAGCGGTCCTGGCCGAATGCGCGTCAGCCTCCTCCCTCATGATCCCCTCGGTTGGCCCGACCTATGGCGTCATGATGGATCAAGTAGCACCGCTGCGCGACTTCAACTTTCCAACCGTCATGATCCTCCCGCAAAAAGAGATTGCGGATGAAGGCGGTATCGCGACCGGAGTACGACGCTTCGCCGAAGCGTATGGCAAGCCTGTAGTTCTCTATCTCAAACACGATCGTTGGTTGAGCCCTGAAACTGTCGGCAAATTGCACCGCGATGGGTTGATCAGCTGGATCAAATATGCTGTGGTCTTGGATAAGCCGGAACACGATCCTTACTTAAGGGAAGTTCTCGATGTCGTTCCATCGAATATCGTCATCAGCGGTATTGGGGAACAGCCCGCCATCATTCACATGCGCGATTTCGGCGTTGCAGGATTCACCAGCGGTTGCGTCTGCGTGGCCCCCAAACTTTCGATGGATATGCTGCGGGCCATCCAAGCGAAGGACTATGCGAAGGCGGAATCGATTCGCGAGATCTTCCGGCCTCTAGAAGATTTGCGAAACGGGATCCAACCGATTCGCGTTTTGCACCACGCGGTCGCAGGAGCTGGCATCGCGTCAACCGGTCCGATGCAGCCATTGCTCGGCGAATTGACCCCAGAACAACAATCCCTTGTCGAAGCCGCCGCCCGCGAACTCCGTTCCCATGCCTAG
- the accC gene encoding acetyl-CoA carboxylase biotin carboxylase subunit, translated as MFNRVLIANRGEIALRVIRACKEMGIETVAIYSEADRGSQYLELADQSFCVGPPKSADSYLRFERVIAAAEASGADAIHPGYGFLAENAQFNEACRSSNFEFIGPSPEAMEKLGDKNTAREMAVAAGVPVVPGSDGLLDSEAEALQAARKIGFPVLIKATAGGGGKGMRVATDEASLQTSLSQAQTEAKAAFGNAGVYLEKYIDRPRHVEVQVIADQHGNIIHLHERDCSVQRRHQKLVEESPSPRLPEATRKAMCDAAVRMVKQANYHNAATVEFIVDQQDNFYFIEVNARIQVEHPVSEMVSGVDLIKSQILVAAGEKLPFSQKDIQPIGAAIECRINAEDPDRNFQPCPGRIEKMYIPGGLGVRVDSHAHPGYTVPPYYDSMIAKIIVHRPTRDQAIECMLRSLYELRITGIKTTASFHQIVLRQPEFVEGRVDTKWVERELLPRIKA; from the coding sequence ATGTTCAATCGTGTCCTAATCGCCAACCGCGGCGAGATCGCCCTTCGTGTCATTCGAGCCTGCAAAGAAATGGGGATCGAAACCGTTGCGATTTATAGCGAGGCAGATCGCGGTTCGCAGTATCTGGAATTGGCCGACCAATCGTTTTGCGTCGGACCTCCCAAATCGGCGGATAGCTACCTTCGCTTCGAACGCGTCATCGCGGCTGCCGAAGCCAGCGGTGCCGATGCCATCCATCCCGGTTACGGGTTCCTCGCCGAAAACGCGCAGTTCAACGAAGCCTGCCGCAGCTCGAACTTCGAGTTCATCGGGCCATCCCCCGAAGCGATGGAAAAGCTCGGTGATAAAAACACGGCTCGCGAAATGGCTGTCGCCGCGGGGGTTCCCGTCGTTCCCGGTAGCGATGGACTCCTGGATTCCGAAGCAGAGGCCCTGCAAGCGGCTCGGAAAATCGGCTTCCCCGTTTTGATCAAAGCCACCGCGGGTGGCGGTGGCAAGGGGATGCGCGTGGCGACCGACGAAGCCTCGTTGCAGACGTCTCTGTCCCAAGCCCAAACTGAAGCCAAGGCTGCCTTCGGGAACGCAGGTGTCTACCTGGAGAAGTACATCGACCGACCTCGACACGTCGAGGTGCAAGTCATTGCGGACCAACACGGAAATATCATTCACCTTCACGAACGAGACTGTTCGGTTCAACGACGCCACCAAAAGCTGGTCGAAGAAAGCCCATCCCCTCGACTCCCCGAGGCGACGCGCAAAGCGATGTGCGACGCGGCGGTTCGAATGGTGAAGCAGGCCAACTACCACAACGCAGCAACCGTCGAGTTCATTGTCGATCAGCAAGACAATTTCTACTTCATCGAAGTCAACGCTCGGATCCAAGTGGAACATCCGGTCAGCGAAATGGTTTCTGGCGTCGACTTGATCAAGTCCCAGATTCTGGTCGCTGCTGGCGAAAAGCTGCCGTTCTCCCAAAAGGACATCCAACCCATCGGTGCTGCCATTGAATGCCGCATCAATGCCGAGGATCCCGATCGCAATTTCCAGCCTTGCCCAGGTCGTATCGAAAAAATGTACATCCCTGGGGGCTTGGGAGTCCGTGTGGATTCGCACGCCCATCCTGGTTACACCGTTCCCCCTTACTACGATTCGATGATTGCCAAAATCATCGTCCATCGACCCACTCGCGATCAAGCGATCGAGTGCATGCTTCGCAGTTTGTATGAATTGCGAATCACCGGTATCAAGACGACAGCGAGCTTCCATCAAATCGTGTTGCGACAACCCGAGTTTGTCGAAGGCCGTGTGGACACGAAATGGGTGGAACGCGAACTACTACCACGAATCAAAGCTTAG
- the accB gene encoding acetyl-CoA carboxylase biotin carboxyl carrier protein produces MTESSKADDVFDIDRIRKLIELMKEHDLGEIDLRQENQRIRLCGAGHGHPILASGMASMPMMAAPAPVAAPAAAIAPAAPAAPASDVDGPHIEIIKSPMVGTFYARPNPNAKNFVEVGSSVQTDTVVCIIEAMKVFNEIPAEIRGKIVQVLVKNEEAVDYGKPLFKIDTRG; encoded by the coding sequence ATGACGGAATCGAGCAAAGCTGACGATGTGTTTGACATCGATCGCATCCGCAAATTGATCGAGTTGATGAAAGAACACGATCTTGGCGAGATCGATTTGCGTCAGGAGAACCAGCGCATCCGACTTTGCGGTGCAGGACATGGGCACCCGATTCTTGCCAGCGGGATGGCTTCCATGCCGATGATGGCCGCACCCGCTCCCGTAGCAGCACCCGCCGCTGCCATTGCACCTGCAGCGCCCGCTGCTCCTGCATCGGATGTCGATGGTCCTCACATCGAGATTATCAAATCACCGATGGTCGGAACGTTCTACGCACGTCCCAATCCGAATGCGAAGAACTTTGTCGAAGTCGGGTCGTCGGTTCAAACCGATACCGTCGTGTGCATCATCGAAGCGATGAAGGTATTCAACGAGATTCCAGCAGAAATACGCGGAAAGATCGTTCAAGTCCTCGTGAAGAACGAAGAGGCGGTCGACTACGGCAAGCCGTTGTTCAAAATCGACACAAGAGGCTAA
- a CDS encoding MFS transporter, with amino-acid sequence MPTPESTSGPASTSDIAWWKQLNGYHWFVFIMASCAWMFDCLDQQLFILARNNAVVSLAPDLDAKAYGGYATSIFIAGWAIGGLIFGAVGDRIGRAKTLAITVLMYSISTGLSALSNNIWEFFAYRLLTGLGVGGVFGLAVALISDSLPEHVRSKALGWLQALSAVGNVTAGMCSVALAKMDPNVSWKYLFLIGATPAFLCIFIMVRLREPEKWVRAKQASKEVGGKAMGSYASLFGEPRWAKPALLGMILCVAGVVGVWGVGFFSPELVGSALDKSLREAGLTGAELQAEKTKWTAYALIIQNIGAFFGMLAFARLAQAIGRKPAFYIGTFVAMGATIFFFQSFKTRADIWMNGVMGFAQLALMAGYAIYLPELFPTRLRSTGTSFCYNVGRFIAATGPFTLAVLQSWLGAAAVAKLPEGADAAAQAAAKLDAFRFAACCMSGIYLVALFVLPFLPETKGQPLPED; translated from the coding sequence GTGCCAACTCCTGAGTCTACATCAGGTCCTGCTTCGACCTCGGATATCGCGTGGTGGAAACAGCTCAATGGCTACCATTGGTTTGTTTTCATCATGGCATCCTGTGCGTGGATGTTCGATTGTTTGGATCAGCAGTTGTTCATCCTCGCGAGGAACAATGCGGTCGTCTCGCTCGCGCCCGACTTGGATGCCAAAGCCTACGGTGGGTATGCAACGTCGATCTTTATCGCGGGTTGGGCGATCGGAGGATTGATCTTCGGTGCGGTGGGGGATCGTATCGGAAGAGCGAAGACGTTGGCTATCACGGTGCTGATGTATTCCATCAGCACGGGACTCAGCGCATTATCCAACAACATCTGGGAGTTCTTCGCGTATCGATTGCTTACCGGATTAGGTGTGGGGGGCGTTTTCGGGCTCGCGGTGGCCTTGATATCAGATAGTTTGCCGGAACATGTACGGTCGAAAGCGTTGGGATGGCTGCAAGCCCTATCGGCAGTCGGGAACGTTACGGCAGGGATGTGCAGTGTGGCGTTGGCCAAAATGGATCCAAACGTTTCCTGGAAGTATTTGTTTCTCATCGGCGCGACCCCGGCCTTCCTTTGCATCTTTATCATGGTTCGATTGCGGGAGCCCGAGAAGTGGGTGCGCGCCAAGCAAGCCAGCAAGGAGGTTGGGGGCAAGGCAATGGGATCCTACGCGAGCCTCTTTGGTGAACCCCGTTGGGCCAAACCCGCGTTGCTCGGGATGATCCTTTGCGTCGCGGGAGTCGTCGGCGTCTGGGGCGTAGGATTTTTTAGCCCGGAGTTGGTCGGAAGCGCGCTAGACAAATCGCTCCGAGAAGCGGGATTGACCGGAGCGGAATTGCAGGCAGAGAAGACCAAGTGGACGGCTTACGCGTTGATCATTCAAAACATCGGTGCGTTTTTTGGCATGCTCGCTTTCGCCCGATTAGCACAAGCCATCGGTCGCAAACCCGCCTTCTACATCGGAACCTTTGTGGCGATGGGCGCAACCATCTTCTTCTTTCAGTCTTTTAAAACCCGTGCTGACATTTGGATGAACGGAGTGATGGGCTTTGCCCAGCTGGCATTGATGGCAGGCTACGCGATCTATTTGCCAGAGCTTTTCCCGACGCGACTGCGGAGCACGGGGACTAGCTTTTGTTATAACGTCGGGCGTTTCATTGCCGCGACCGGCCCGTTTACGTTGGCCGTATTGCAATCCTGGTTGGGGGCCGCCGCCGTCGCCAAACTGCCGGAAGGGGCGGATGCGGCAGCCCAAGCCGCCGCAAAACTCGACGCGTTCCGATTCGCCGCTTGCTGCATGAGTGGTATCTACCTAGTCGCGTTGTTTGTTCTGCCTTTCTTGCCAGAAACGAAGGGCCAGCCTCTTCCCGAGGACTAG